The following coding sequences are from one Rutidosis leptorrhynchoides isolate AG116_Rl617_1_P2 chromosome 11, CSIRO_AGI_Rlap_v1, whole genome shotgun sequence window:
- the LOC139874837 gene encoding uncharacterized protein: MSEDTSSSLLATQAKEPIRTTNTKNDDTTTTSNDHKKSSSPVDQNVHEEFNQKATSDTIKNNNSSTPEVETIPTNSTKTATNPIPDSSLDADATLAASNNRVNHPPIEAQSTTITETSTAHDHVTSTSYINKVPSESVKQQIPQVQSAETVKPSTSQNPKTVDQASSSKADNGTKEATNKKTSKDASEQERIYLVNLINQELKFVQKICPKLGEDEMHITEAAKEALKQYESLEKEKCDLKVLKDLKKTVTKLKLQIPAKYRRYDDSEQQKNERSDGKNKGKIRDDLLKNMPRLHNKLFQGSSFCKDVQRRFYDLKDEEFGRELKLCLLCFSVFPENELISRRLMVYWWIAEGLTPQENGKTAEDYANGFFEKIMEKDFIEPATLKSQSRYVAKCKMHPMVRAALVMIADQVKFFDFDKYGNPKDFGKFDEIESPEDVAKIAPLSDAREFFDFFDEQKQPTSEKINFGDGVQFAVYPPNEDLHDKDVPVVDHNGKIIDTNNSKYYYYRKKGITTRSYKVCLMGSGLSKGIKWEKLHMVFNVYDDILELKHEWFLRMKNVNVVFLGRWQSLPAHHIEVEEFNFEESLVNMNHVRFFSLQGVSRVSELPNSISKLGSLVILDLRACHNLEVIPKTIGLLKCLTHLDMSECYLLKDIPKEISTLESLQVLKGFVVVESPGPHECTLHDLRKLENLVKLSMYTHMRDFPQEQHLDALQKLEMLRKLTILWGGRESKPQNEESKPQNDESKQEEEKKKKNNISSRVKKLVRTKTWVQGSMRRMNAFNNSTLGSRLEKLDLKCFPHNVTPNWLTPGSLKGLKKLYIRGGQFSDLGQYQDTLELDDSRVPPKERWNNIEVLRLKYLDELKMEWRELQELFPNMTSLEKVKCPWLTLFPCDSRGLWSNKPSTTT; encoded by the coding sequence ATGTCTGAAGACACAAGTTCTTCGTTACTGGCGACTCAAGCTAAAGAGCCAATACGAACTACCAATACCAAAAACGACGATACAACAACAACCTCTAATGACCATAAAAAATCCTCATCACCAGTAGACCAAAATGTTCATGAAGAATTTAACCAAAAAGCCACTTCAGATACAATCAAAAATAACAATTCTTCTACACCTGAAGTTGAAACCATCCCTACTAACTCGACTAAAACTGCTACGAATCCGATTCCTGATTCATCTTTAGATGCAGATGCCACATTGGCAGCCTCTAATAACCGCGTAAATCATCCACCTATTGAAGCTCAATCAACCACCATAACTGAAACCTCAACCGCTCATGACCATGTAACATCAACTTCATATATAAATAAAGTTCCTTCAGAATCTGTGAAACAACAAATCCCTCAGGTCCAATCTGCTGAAACTGTCAAACCTTCGACCTCTCAAAACCCTAAAACGGTAGATCAAGCTAGTTCTTCAAAAGCGGATAATGGAACCAAGGAAGCAACTAATAAGAAAACGAGCAAGGATGCGTCAGAACAAGAGCGAATATATCTTGTGAATTTAATTAATCAAGAGCTCAAATTCGTTCAAAAAATATGTCCAAAACTCGGAGAAGACGAAATGCATATAACGGAAGCAGCAAAAGAAGCCTTAAAACAGTATGAAAGTTTAGAAAAAGAAAAGTGTGATCTGAAAGTACTCAAAGATCTTAAAAAAACAGTTACTAAATTAAAGCTTCAGATCCCAGCTAAGTATAGGAGATATGATGATAGCGAGCAACAAAAGAACGAACGTTCTGATGGTAAGAATAAAGGCAAAATTCGCGATGATTTACTCAAAAATATGCCTCGGTTGCATAACAAATTGTTCCAAGGGAGTTCGTTTTGTAAGGATGTACAACGACGTTTTTATGATCTTAAAGATGAAGAGTTTGGGCGCGAATTAAAGCTCTGTTTGCTCTGTTTTTCGGTGTTCCCTGAAAACGAACTCATAAGTAGAAGGTTAATGGTGTATTGGTGGATCGCAGAAGGACTAACACCGCAAGAAAATGGGAAAACGGCTGAGGATTACGCTAACGGTTTTTTTGAAAAGATTATGGAGAAAGATTTCATCGAGCCTGCTACGTTGAAAAGTCAAAGCCGTTATGTAGCTAAGTGCAAAATGCACCCGATGGTTCGAGCTGCATTGGTTATGATTGCGGATCAAGTAAAGTTTTTTGATTTCGATAAGTATGGTAACCCGAAAGACTTTGGTAAATTCGACGAGATCGAAAGCCCGGAAGATGTAGCGAAAATCGCTCCCCTTAGTGACGCACGAGAGTTTTTCGATTTCTTTGATGAACAAAAGCAACCCACGTCGGAAAAGATCAATTTTGGCGATGGGGTACAGTTTGCTGTTTATCCCCCTAATGAAGATCTTCATGATAAAGATGTACCGGTTGTTGATCATAATGGGAAGATAATAGATACTAATAATAGTAAGTACTATTACTATAGAAAAAAGGGTATTACTACAAGGTCTTATAAGGTGTGTTTAATGGGTAGTGGGCTATCAAAAGGGATTAAATGGGAGAAGCTTCATATGGTGTTTAATGTTTACGATGACATACTCGAGCTTAAGCACGAGTGGTTTTTAAGGATGAAGAATGTTAACGTCGTTTTCCTAGGAAGGTGGCAAAGTTTGCCAGCTCATCATATTGAAGTCGAAGAATTCAATTTCGAAGAGAGTTTAGTGAATATGAATCATGTGAGATTCTTTAGTCTTCAAGGCGTTTCGAGGGTTTCTGAGCTTCCAAATTCGATCTCGAAACTTGGAAGTCTTGTAATTCTAGACCTTAGAGCATGCCATAATCTCGAGGTAATTCCAAAAACTATTGGTTTACTAAAGTGTTTGACACATTTAGATATGTCTGAATGTTACTTGCTAAAAGACATACCGAAAGAGATTTCGACACTCGAATCTCTTCAAGTTCTCAAAGGTTTTGTCGTCGTTGAGTCACCAGGACCACACGAGTGCACACTTCATGATTTGAGAAAACTCGAAAATCTTGTAAAACTTAGCATGTATACACATATGAGAGACTTCCCTCAAGAACAACATCTTGACGCGCTACAAAAGTTAGAAATGCTTCGTAAGCTAACGATCTTGTGGGGTGGGCGTGAATCAAAGCCTCAAAACGAAGAATCAAAGCCTCAAAACGACGAAtcaaaacaagaagaagaaaagaaaaagaaaaacaatatTTCGTCAAGAGTAAAGAAACTCGTTCGTACGAAAACATGGGTACAAGGTTCCATGAGAAGAATGAATGCTTTCAATAATTCGACATTAGGTTCTCGACTTGAAAAGCTAGATCTTAAGTGTTTTCCACACAATGTAACGCCAAATTGGCTAACCCCGGGTAGCCTTAAGGGTTTAAAGAAACTTTACATTCGTGGTGGACAATTCTCGGATTTAGGTCAATATCAGGACACACTTGAGTTGGATGATTCGCGTGTTCCACCTAAAGAAAGATGGAACAACATTGAGGTATTGCGATTGAAGTATTTGGACGAACTGAAAATGGAATGGAGAGAGTTGCAGGAATTGTTCCCGAATATGACGTCATTGGAGAAGGTTAAATGCCCGTGGCTCACGCTTTTCCCTTGCGACTCGCGTGGTCTCTGGAGCAATAAACCGTCAACGACAACCTGA
- the LOC139877901 gene encoding putative cyclin-D6-1 — translation MDDFLFDLENPLTTSKEHQSDIVPSLFSDESGFLLHSFPANFRNEALLLISKFCENVDPFVSYLAVNYMDRFISTKKFVNQEKPWMVGLLAISCVSLAVKMKNSDFPIPNLQGYGCLIYDSKSISRMEVLILTCLNWRMRSITPFAFLNYFISLFEFKDTCLSQAVKDRASQIILKSSYEFKLLEFRPSVIAASALLHASRDLIPPQHSHFRAAITSCKYLNNESLDDCFGIMQDITSDSNESISVLDYQCTSSESENSTSIKKRKLNGALSFSQVQNH, via the exons atggATGATTTCCTATTTGATCTCGAAAACCCATTAACCACCTCCAAAGAACATCAATCCGACATCGTTCCGTCTTTGTTTTCCGATGAATCTGGTTTCCTTCTCCACAGTTTTCCCGCCAATTTTCGCAATGAAGCATTGCTGCTTATTTCAAAG TTTTGTGAAAATGTGGATCCTTTTGTGAGTTACCTCGCTGTTAATTATATGGATCGATTCATTTCTACTAAAAAGTTTGTG AATCAAGAGAAACCTTGGATGGTTGGACTACTAGCAATTTCGTGTGTTTCTTTGGCAGTTAAAATGAAGAATTCTGACTTTCCTATTCCTAATTTACAG GGGTATGGATGTCTGATTTACGATTCAAAATCGATTAGTAGAATGGAGGTTTTGATTCTCACGTGTCTAAATTGGCGAATGAGATCAATTACGCCATTTGCTTTCCTCAATTACTTCATATCATTGTTCGAGTTCAAAGACACATGTTTATCACAAGCTGTTAAAGATCGAGCTTCACAGATAATTTTGAAATCTTCTTACG AATTTAAGTTGTTAGAGTTTAGACCTTCAGTAATTGCAGCATCAGCCCTTCTTCATGCATCTCGCGATCTGATTCCTCCTCAACATTCACATTTCAGAGCTGCAATCACCTCTTGTAAATATCTAAACAAT GAAAGCTTGGACGATTGTTTTGGTATAATGCAGGACATCACATCGGATTCAAACGAGTCGATTAGTGTTCTTGATTACCAATGTACGAGTAGTGAAAGCGAGAATAGTACAAGCATTAAAAAGAGGAAACTGAATGGGGCATTAAGCTTTTCACAGGTTCAAAATCATTGA